In Oreochromis niloticus isolate F11D_XX linkage group LG18, O_niloticus_UMD_NMBU, whole genome shotgun sequence, one genomic interval encodes:
- the vapal gene encoding VAMP (vesicle-associated membrane protein)-associated protein A, like: protein MSKLDQILILDPPSDLRFKGPFTDVVTTNLKLRNPSDRRVCFKVKTTAPRRYCVRPNSGVIDPGSSVSISVMLQPFDYDPNEKSKHKFMVQTIFAPPNVTDMESLWKDAKPDDLMDSKLRCVFELPSENDKVNDVEATRAAPVMNSVKAESSAAAVPVAAGADDAEMKKVLEKCKRLQAEMNKLNEENRQLKEEGLRMRKMPRSDHMTPNSTSLLGREASAASLPSLLVVIAAIFIGFFIGKFIL from the exons GCCCTTTTACAGATGTAGTCACCACCAACCTCAAACTGAGGAACCCTTCTGACAGAAGAGTGTGTTTCAAAGTGAAAACAACAGCGCCGCGTAGGTACTGCGTACGGCCAAACAGCGGTGTCATCGATCCTGGATCAAGTGTCAGCATCTCTG TCATGCTACAGCCCTTTGACTATGACCCCAATGAGAAAAGTAAACACAAATTCATGGTGCAGACGATTTTCGCCCCGCCAAACGTCACCGACATGGAATCATTG TGGAAAGATGCAAAGCCAGATGATCTCATGGACTCCAAGCTGAGATGTGTCTTTGAGCTGCCTTCTGAAAATGATAAAGTG AATGACGTGGAGGCGACCCGAGCCGCCCCCGTGATGAACTCCGTGAAGGCGGAGTCGTCGGCAGCCGCGGTGCCTGTCGCTGCCGGAGCGGACGACGCGGAGATGAAGAAAGTGCTGGAGAAGTGCAAGAGACTGCAAGCTGAGATGAACAAGCTGAATGAGGAGAACCGGCAATTAAAG GAGGAAGGTTTGAGAATGAGAAAGATGCCCCGCTCAGACCACATGACACCAAACTCGACCAGCCTGCTCGGCCGGGAAGCCAGCGCAGCCTCCCTACCATCCCTCCTCGTTGTCATAGCAGCCATCTTCATCGGATTTTTCATAGGGAAGTTCATCTTGTAG